Proteins from a genomic interval of Phlebotomus papatasi isolate M1 chromosome 3, Ppap_2.1, whole genome shotgun sequence:
- the LOC129805228 gene encoding uncharacterized protein LOC129805228, producing the protein MEEREKSAERENPDIVKIVEDWGISNNGISRLLMCGIRGREHLEALDDATISKIFCDDTHLGDCVVFRIKLRHWRLCNGTEDLANPENVVPPHQVPNPMHISADSNAMVGNCKACPLKCGSLKDLLKSSLKGEALLNNYVKHNMLRNCDQNDLISIIIDNHLRFDLKISPKELKGYAAEIKKLFPSENEEIYYVPRPPKTKQNPKGKLFNKFKNNLRKYKQAVQNKDAVEDREEDDNTDNGEAVRDISDLLMENVEWLKSHCDPWDEVISKWKATSVWRVESIKKDSEPSLAFILDAWPGFKDPRGFDLVSKIL; encoded by the exons ATGGAGGAGCGTGAAAAAAGTGCTGAAAGGGAAAACCCTGATATTGTAAAGATTGTGGAAGACTGGGGGATCTCCAACAACGGAATTTCCCGTCTTTTAATGTGTGGAATACGCGGACGGGAGCATCTGGAAGCTCTGGATGACGCAACAATAAGCAAAATTTTTTGCGACGACACCCATTTAGGTGATTGCGTGGTTTTTCGAATCAAATTGAGACATTGGAGACTGTGCAATGGG actGAAGATTTGGCAAATCCAGAAAATGTTGTGCCACCCCATCAAGTCCCCAATCCAATGCATATTTCTGCCGACTCCAATGCAATGGTCGGAAACTGTAAAGCCTGCCCCCTTAAATGTGGTTCATTGAAGGACTTATTGAAGTCGAGTCTGAAAGGAGAGGCACTTCTAAATAACTATGTGAAGCATAATATGCTTCGTAACTGTGATCAGAATGATCTCATAAGCATTATCATTGATAATCATTTGAGATTTGATTTGAAAATATCACCAAAGGAGCTCAAGGGGTACGcagcagaaataaaaaaattatttccatcTGAAAACGAG gaaatttattACGTTCCACGCCCCCCCAAGACTAAGCAGAATCCAAAAGGAAAATTGTTCAACAAATTTAAGAACAATTTGAGGAAATATAAGCAAGCTGTGCAAAATAAGGATGCAGTTGAAGATAGGGAGGAAGATGATAATACCGACAATGGAGAAGCAGTACGAGATATCTCAG ATCTTCTTATGGAAAATGTTGAATGGTTGAAAAGCCACTGCGATCCTTGGGATGAGGTGATTTCCAAGTGGAAAGCAACTTCAGTTTGGAGAGTGGAAAGTATCAAAAAAGATTCTGAGCCATCTCTAGCATTTATACTGGATGCATGGCCAGGCTTCAAAGATCCTCGAGGGTTTGACTTGGTAAGTAAAATTCTTTAA
- the LOC129805230 gene encoding uncharacterized protein LOC129805230 encodes MFPQVEEPPSEKFAQLKKKLIPLFGMEIKDKYSKGLLKKLGDSSTNEDSQGCITSLLINALILPDRECGNKKPAIADAQRQMVFRVNSRKELEELISQQNNDLKIIAVGQDLTAITEVYVNCGPIFYKMSSYSRAMELLIKLSLLLHIDYPRKCRYAWKVLEGFCFSHATERVYDPKVQNLLNKLS; translated from the exons ATGTTCCCTCAAGTTGAAGAACCTCCCTCTGAGAAATTTGCGCAACTTAAAAAGAAGCTGATACCGCTTTTTGGAATGGAAATCAAAGACAAATACAGTAAAGGACTTCTTAAAAAACTTGGCGATTCAAGCACAAACGAAG aCTCGCAAGGATGCATTACGAGTTTGCTTATCAACGCTCTAATCCTTCCTGATCGTGAGTGCGGAAACAAGAAGCCCGCAATTGCAGATGCCCAACGTCAGATGGTTTTCCGAGTGAATTCCAGAAAAGAATTGGAGGAACTTATAAGTCAACAGAACAACGATTTGAAAATCATTGCTGTCGGTCAGGATCTCACAGCCATCACTGAAGTGTATGTCAATTGCGGACCAATTTTTTACAAGATGTCATCATACTCAAGAGCCATGGAACTCCTTATAAAGCTGAGTCTTCTACTTCATATTGACTATCCCAGAAAATGCAGATATGCTTGGAAAGTTCTAGAAGGGTTTTGTTTTAGTCATGCTACCGAAAGGGTGTATGACccaaaagtacaaaatttgctCAATAAGCTCAGTTAA